The DNA region CCACCGGGCTGCGGCTGCGACGGCACGCCGTGCGGGCCGGGCTGTGTGGGCGCGTCGTACGGTCCCGGCCGGGCGGCCGGCCCGTACGGACCGGCGGCCTGAGCGGGCGGCTGGGTGCCGTACGGGCCCGGCGGCTGGGTGCCGTACGAGCCCGGCGGGGGGTCGTACGGAGCCCCGAAGCCTCCCTGCGGCGGTTGCTGGCCGGGCGGCTGGGTCATCAGCACGTCCCCCTTCGTGCGGTCCGGTGCCCGGTCCGGTCTCCCCCGCGATCCCGCGGAGCCGGAAGGGGCCGACAAGCCCCCCTGGGCTCCACGGGAAGGAGCGAATCGGGCATGGATCCCGCGGTGTCACGACAGTCGAGCGGGGCTTCTTTGTACCACCCGCGTCACCGCGGACACCGGTCGGTCCACACCCTGTCCCCAACGGCGAACCGCCCCGTGATGCCTCGGTTACGCCCCGGTCGGAACTGACCACCGGTCAGCCGGTCGGTCAGCCGCCGAAAGAGATCATGGTCTTCATCGCGATCTCTGCCTCGTCGGTGTCTGCGCTGACAAAGGCATGCATGAGCAGGGAACGCCCGTTCACGTAGGCGACCCGGGGAGTGGAGAAGCCGCGCTCCACTTCGGCCGCCGACGCCGGATGCCGCAGAAGCGGCTGCAGGGCGCCGCCCGTCGGTGCGAGCGACATGATCCCGCCCCCCTTGCCCTTGGTCGCGCCCATATGGATGAGCACCTTGCCGCCCTCCACCCGCATGGGCATCACGGTCTGCCCGGCGGGTGCCGCAACCTTCCACTTGGACTTGCCGGTGCCCAGATCGAAGGCGACGACCGCGTTGGTCATGTCGGAGCCGACGTACTCGGGCTTCGTCGCCATGTAGAAGGTGTCCGCGTCGGCCGCGACCCCCAGGCAGTTGTCGACGTTCTTGCCCCGGGTGAGCAGGTCGCCGCCGCACCGCGTTTCGTAGTCGTCGGTGCCACCGGCCAGCTGGGACCGGTACGTGCCGTCGGAGTTGAGCACCGCGATGGCCCAGTTCTTCTCCCCCTTCCTCAGGGAGACGACCAGTGGGCTGACCGAGTAGAACTGGTCGACCTGCCAGCCCTTCTTGACCTTGTACTTCCACAGGACCTTCCCGCTGACCGGGTCGATCCGCTCCACCAGTTGTTCCTTGTGGTCGTCGGCCTCGGTCTGGCAACTGGCGGCGGCGATCCCCAGCGGGCCGCTCGCGAAGCCGAACGGCTGGCAGTTGCCCGGCAGTCTGCCCCACAGCGCCTTGCCGTCGCTGACCCGGAAGGCGTCCGTCCGGCTGGTCCGTCCCACGGTCAGAACGTCTCCGTTGATCGCCATCGCCACGTCGGAGAGCCCGTCCCAGAGACCGGGCCGCTCGTACGACTTGCGCCAGCCCGCCTTCCCCGAGGCGAGGTCGATCATCTGAAGGCTTTCGCAGGGCGCGTCGCTCGCGGTGCCGCGCTCGATCCCGATCACGATCCTGCCGTCGGCGGTCGGCCGCGTGGGGGCGGCGCAGACGTCGGACGGCAGACGCAGGCTCCACTTCCGCGTACCGTCCACGGTCGAATAGCCGGACACCGTCCGGTACATGGCCTTGACCACGATGTCGCCGACGATCCAGGGACCGTATGCGTCGGAGCCGTTGCGCGGCAGGTCGACACCGTTCTTCTGAATCCAGAGGACCTTCGCCTCGCCGGACTTGCGCCCGGCGTTGAGCTTCTCGGCGGTGTCGGGGTCCACGGCCGCCTTCCCCTTGCCCTCATCGGCAAGGGGCGAGGAGCTCGACTGCTTGGCGTCGGTGCTGTTCTCGGCGACGGGCTTCTTCTCGCCGTCGCCCCCGCTCGTGGCGAACCAGACGCCGCCCACGATCAGGCAGACGGCAAGCACGGCGGCGACCACGACCGCGGGCTTCCCCTTGAAGCGCCCACCACGACCGGGCCCGCCAGGAGGCTGCGGCTGAGGCTGCGGATAGCCGTAACCTCCGGGTGTCTGTTGCCCGTACGGCTGCGCAGGAGGCCCGTACGGCTGCGGGGGCTGCCCGTAGGGGCCCGGCGGCTGCGTGCCGTACGGACCGGCGGCTTGGGTGGGCGGCTGCGGAGGCGGCCCGTACGAACCGGGTTGCGGGTCGTACGGAGCCCCGAAGCCTCCCTGCGGCGGTTGCTGGCCGGGCGGCTGGGTCATCAGCACGTCCCCCTTCGTGCAGACCGTTCCGGCTTCTGCGCCGGGCAAGGTTTCTTTCTATCACCCGCCCCACGAGCCCCAGCTGTCACACCTGACGCACCGAAGCGGTCAGGCGTCCTCGGCCAGTTCCAGCCAGCGCATCTCCAACTCGTCGCGCTCGGAGACCAGTTCGCGCAGCTCCGCGTCGAGCTTGGCCACCTTCTCGAAGTCCGTGGCGTGCTCCGCGATCTGTGCGTGCAGCGTGGTCTCCCGCGTCGACATCTTGTCGAGCTGCCGCTCGACCTTCTGGAGCTCCTTCTTCGCCGCGCGGGCGGCCTGCGGGGAGACCGCCGCAGCCGGTGCGGCCTTCTCCTTGGCCGCCGCGGGTGCGGCGGAGGGCGTGGCCGCCTCCTCCATCCGCTGCCTGCGCTCCAGGTACTCGTCGATCCCGCGCGGCAGCATCCGCAGCGTGCGGTCGCCGAGCAGCGCCATCACCCGGTCGGTGGTCCGCTCGATGAAGAACCGGTCGTGGGAGATCACGATCATCGATCCGGGCCAGCCGTCGAGGAGGTCCTCCAGCTGGGTCAGGGTCTCGATGTCGAGGTCGTTGGTGGGCTCGTCGAGGAAGAGGACGTTCGGCTCGTCCATCAGCAGGCGCAGGATCTGGAGCCGGCGCCGCTCACCGCCCGAGAGGTCGCCGACCGGGGTCCACTGCTTCTCCTTCGAGAAGCCGAACTGCTCGCAGAGCTGGCCCGCGGTCATCTCGCGGCCCTTGCCGAGGTCGACCCGGTCCCGTACCTGCTGAACGGCCTCCAGGACCCGCAGGTTCGGGTTGAGCTCGTGGACCTCCTGGGAGAGGTAGGCCAGCTTGACGGTCTTGCCGACGACGACCTTCCCGGCGGCGGGCTGTGCCTCGCCCTGGGTGCGGGCCGCATCGGCGAGCGCCCGCAGCAGCGAGGTCTTGCCCGCGCCGTTGACCCCGACCAGGCCGATCCGGTCGCCGGGGCCGAGCTGCCAGGTGAGGTGGGTGAGCAGCGTCTTGGGGCCGGCCTGGACGGTCACGTCCTCCAGGTCGAAGACGGTCTTGCCGAGCCGGGCGTTGGCGAACTTCATCAGCTCGCTGGTGTCGCGCGGCGGCGGCACGTCGGCGATCAGCTCGTTGGCCGCCTCGATGCGGTAGCGCGGCTTGGAGGTGCGGGCGGGGGCGCCGCGGCGCAGCCAGGCCAGCTCCTTGCGCATCAGGTTCTGCCGCTTGGACTCCTCGGTCGCGGCGATCCGCTCCCGCTCGGCCCGTGCGAAGACGTAGTCGCTGTAGCCGCCCTCGTACTCGTGGACCGTGCCGCGCTGGACGTCCCACATGCGCGTGCAGACCTGGTCGAGGAACCAGCGGTCGTGGGTGACGCAGACGAGCGCGGAACGGCGGGCGCGCAGGTGGGCGGCCAGCCAGGAGATGCCCTCGACGTCGAGGTGGTTGGTCGGCTCGTCGAGAACGATCAGGTCCTGCTCGGCGATGAGCAGCTTGGCCAGTGCGATCCGGCGCCGCTCGCCGCCGGAGAGCGGGGCGATGACGGTGTCCAGGCCGTGCTCGAAGCCCGGCAGGGCCAGCCCGCCGAAGAGCCCGGTGAGCACGTCGCGGATCTTGGCGCTGCCCGCCCACTCGTGGTCGGCGAGGTCGCCGATCACCTCGTGGCGGATGGTCGCCTGCGGGTCGAGCGAATCGTGCTGGGTGAGGACGCCGAGCCGGAGCCCGCCGTTGTGGGTGACGCGTCCGCTGTCCGCCTCCTCCAGCCTGGCGAGCATCCGGATGAGCGTCGTCTTGCCGTCGCCGTTGCGGCCCACGACACCGATCCGGTCCCCCTCGGACACCCCGAGGGACACGCCGTCGAGCAGGGCACGGGTGCCGTACACCTTGCTGACCTGCTCGACATTGACCAGATTGACGGCCATTTCACTCCTGCCCGGGGGGATCGATCGACTTCCCAGGGTACGGGGCGGCGGCGGTGCGGTGCCCGCTCGCCCTTGCCGCCCCCGCGGTGGTGGCAGGCTCTGTCAGACGACGGACGCGCCCGGCGCCGGGGAGACCGCGGTCCGCGCGTTCCTGCACGTGCCCGAGGTGAGCAGCGCCTCGGCCACCTTCCGCGCCGACTCCGCGTCCGCCACCAGGAACGCGGTGGTCGGCCCGGAGCCCGAGACCAGGGCCGCCAGGGCACCGGCCGCGGTGCCCGCGGCGAGGGTGTCGGCGAGCGAGGGGCGCAGGGAGAGAGCGGCGGGCTGGAGGTCGTTGGAGAGCGCCTCGGCGAGCGCGGCCGGGTCGCCGGTGCGCAGGGCGTCGAGGAGCGCCGGGGAGGCCTCCGGTACGGGGACGTCGGTGCCCGCCGTCAGCCGGTCGAACTCGCCGTAGACGGCCGGGGTGGAGAGCCCGCCGTCGGCGACCGCGAAGACCCAGTGGAAGGTGCCGCCGACGTCGACCGGGGTCAGCCGCTCGCCGCGTCCGGTACCGAGGGCGGCACCGCCGACCAGGCTGAACGGGACATCGCTGCCCAGCTCCGCGCAGATGGCGAGCAGCTCGTCCCGCGTGGCACCGGTGGACCAGAGGGCGTCGCAGGCCAGCAGCGCGGCCGCGCCGTCGGCGCTGCCGCCCGCCATGCCGCCCGCGACGGGGATGTCCTTGGCGATGTGGATGTGCACATCGGGTGCGATGCCGTGCCGCTCGGCCAGCGCGATCGCGGCGCGGGCGGCGAGGTTCGTCGCGTCCAGCGGGACCTGGGCGGCGTCCGGTCCCGAGCAGGTGATGCGCAGCCCGTCGGCGGGGGTGACGGTGACCTCGTCGTACAGGCCGACGGCGAGGAAGACATTGGCCAGGTCGTGGAAGCCGTCGGGGCGCGGGGCGCCGACCGCGAGCTGGGCGTTGACCTTGGCGGGTACGCGGACGGTGATGCTCACTCGCCACTCCCGGAGGGCTTGCTCTCGGCAGCCCCGGAAGGCTTGCTCTCGGCAGCCCCGGAGGGCTTGTTCTCGGCGATGGCGGCGAACTCCTCGACCGTCAGTGCCTCGCCGCGGGCCTGCGGCGAGATCCCGGCCGCGACCAGGGCCGCCTCGGCGGCGGGCGCGGAGCCCGCCCAGCCGGCCAGGGCCGCCCGCAGCGTCTTGCGGCGCTGGGCGAAGGCCGCGTCGACGACCGCGAAGACCTCGGCCCTGCTCGCGCTCGTCGCGATCGGCTCGGTGCGCCGGACCAGGGACACCAGACCGGAGTCGACGTTCGGGGCGGGCCAGAAGACGTTGCGGCCGATGGAGCCGGCCCGCTTGACGTCCGCGTACCAGTTGGCCTTCACGGACGGCACGCCGTAGACCTTGTTGCCCGGCCGCGCGGCGAGCCGGTCGGCGACCTCGGCCTGGACCATGACGAGGGTGCGCTCGATGGACGGGAAGCGCTCCAGCATCGTCAGCAGGACCGGCACGGCGACGTTGTACGGAAGGTTCGCGACCAGCGCGGTCGGCGCCGGGCCGGGCAGCTCCCGGACCAGCATCGCGTCGGAGTGCACCAGGGCGAACCGGTCGGCGCGCCCCGGCATCCGGGCGGCGACGGTGGCCGGCAGCGCGCCCGCCAGCACGTCGTCGATCTCGACGGCGACGACCCGGTCCGCCGCCTCCAGCAGCGCCAGGGTCAACGAGCCGAGCCCCGGACCGACTTCGACGACGACGTCGTCCGGGCGGACTTCCGCCGTCCGCACGATCCGGCGGACCGTATTGGCGTCGATGACGAAGTTCTGGCCGCGCTGCTTCGTCGGGCGTACGCCCAGCGCAGCGGCCAGCTCGCGGATGTCTGCGGGGCCCAGGAGGGCATCGGGCTCAGTGGTGCTCACCTGTAAAGCGTAAGGGCCCTCGCGATTCGCGCCCGCCGCCCGGCCGCTCAGTAGTCGAAGGCCCGTGCCGTGTTGTCCGCGATCGCCGCCGCGAGGGTGTCCTCGTCGGTCCCCTTCACCTCGGCCATCGCACGCAGCGTGACGGGGATGAGATACGGCGCGTTGGGCCGCCCCCGGTACGGGGCGGGTGTCAGGAACGGTGCGTCCGTCTCGACCAGGACCAGTTCCAGCGGCGCGATGGCCAGGGCGTCCCGCAGCGGCTGGGCGTTCTTGAAGGTGACGTTGCCCGCGAAGGACATGAAGTACCCGGCGTCCGCGCAGATCCGGGCCATGTCGGCGTCGCCGGAGTAGCAGTGGAACACGGTCCGTTCGGGGGCGCCCGCGTCGGCGAGGACGCGCAGCACGTCCGCGTGCGCCTCGCGGTCGTGGATGACCAGCGCCTTGCCGTGCCGTTTGGCGATCTCGATGTGGGCCCGGAAGGACTCCTCCTGGGCTGCGATGCCCTCGGGGCCGGTACGGAAGTAGTCCAGTCCGGTCTCGCCGACGCCCCGCACGTGGTCGAGCGCGGCCAGTGCGTCGATCTCCGCGAGCGCCTCGTGCAGCGCCGCCTGCCCGCCGCCCTCCCGCGCCCCCTGGCGCGCGGTGCCGTCGGGGTCGCCGTGCACGATGCGCGGTGCCTCGTTGGGGTGCAGGGCCACCGCCGCGTGCACGTTCGCATGTGCGGCGGCGGTCTCGGCGGCCCAGCGCGAACCGGCCACGTCGCACCCCACCTGGACCACGGTGGTCACATTGACCGCCGCGGCCCTGGCCAGGCCCTCCTCTACGGTCGCGTCCTGCATGTCCAGGTGGGTGTGCGAATCGGCGACCGGTACCCGGAGGGGTTCGGGCAGCGGCGGGGCTTCGGTACGGCTCATGAAGACGATCGTACGAGGACGCGCCGCTGCGCCCCGCCCGCGGTGGAGCCGACGGGCCCTACCTCCGGTGGAAGGGGTGCAGCAGGTCGGACAGGTGCCAGTGGTGCCCGGTGCCTGCGGGTGCGGCGGCCACGGCCTCGTCGCCCCGGACCGCCGGACGCGCCGGCTGGGGGTTGTGGAGCAGCTGCTGGACGGTCGAGACCCGGCCGGCCCGCATGATCCGGACCACGTGCCCGCCGCAGTTCGCGCAATGGGGGCGGGAAAGGGGCGAGGGCACCCGTTCCCCGTCCGCCTTGTAGATGACGAATGCGTTGTTGGAACCGTCGACGTGGTGCTCTATTTCGTAGGCCTGTTCCCAGCCGTGTCCACACCTCATACAGGCGAAGGCATATGCCTCGTGCACGGTGGTTGCTGCGATCTCGCTCATGCCCGCTCCTTTGTCCGCCGGACAGGCACTCCGGACCAGCGCTCCGGAGATTGCGTCCCTGACCAGTGGACGCCTTTACCGGCAGGAGCGCATCGGGCTCTGTCGAGTGTTGGAGCGCTTTTGGCCTTCTCGTGGCAGAAAGGCCCGCTACGCGGCTCGCGCTTTACTTTTCACGATCGTCCTTTGCCCTCCGCAGGACCGGTTCGCTCCGCGTTCTTTGCCGCGACGACCGCGTCGAACACTTCGCGCTTGGGCAGCCCCGCGTCGGCGGCGACGGCGGCGATCGCCTCCTTGCGCCGCTCCCCCGCCTCCTCGCGCACCCGCACCCTGCGTACCAGCTCCTCGGCGTCCAGTTCCTCGGGCCCGGAGTCGGCCGCGCCCTCGACGACGACGGTGATCTCGCCGCGTACCCCTTCGGCCGCCCAGACCGCCAGATCGCCCAGCGGGCCGCGCTTCACTTCCTCGTACGTCTTGGTCAGTTCCCGGCACACGGCGGCCCTGCGGTCGGCGCCGAAGACCTCGGCCATCGCGGCGAGGGTGTCGTCGAGCCGGTGCGGGGCCTCGAAGAAGACCATGGTGCGGCGCTCGTCGGCGACCTCGCGGAGCCGGCCGAGCCGTTCGCCCGCCTTGCGCGGCAGGAAGCCCTCGAAGCAGAAGCGGTCGACGGGGAGCGCGGACAGGGCGAGCGCCGTCAGCACGGCGGACGGGCCGGGGACCGCGGTGACCTTGATGTCCTTCTCCACGGCGGCGGCCACGAGCCGGTAGCCGGGGTCGGACACGGACGGCATTCCGGCGTCCGTGACCAGCAGGACGCGGGCGCCGCCGGTCAGTGCCTCGACGAGTTCGGGCGTACGGGCCGACTCGTTGCCCTCGAAGTAGGAGACGACCCGCCCCGTGGTGTGGATGCCGAGCGCCTGGGTGAGGCGGCGCAGCCGGCGGGTGTCCTCGGCGGCGACGATGTCCGCCGTCTCCAGTTCGGCGGCGAGGCGCGGCGGGGCGTCCGCCACATCGCCGATGGGGGTTCCTGCGAGTACCAGCGTTCCAGTCGTTCCAGTCACAAAGCCATCCTCCCAGCACGGGCGACAGCGTTCGCACAGATGCGTTCCCTACGATGGCGCGGTGACGAGTACTGCGCCCGAAGCCCGACAGGGCCAAGACGCCGGGGAACCGCACGGCGAAGAACCGGCCTCCTGGCAGCAGCGGCTGCGCCGCTTCGGCCATTCGCCCCGGCCCGGGATCGGGCTGCGCGAACGGCTTGTCCCGCCGTTCACCAGGCCCGGCATCCAGCTGTGGGCGGTGCTCGGGATCTCCCCGCCGATGGCCCAGCGCCTGGTGCGGTGGTCGGCGTGGGGCGGTCCGCTGCTGGTGGCGCTGGTCGCCGGGGTGCTGCGGTTCTGGAACCTGGGCAGCCCGCACGCGCTGATATTCGACGAGACGTACTACGCCAAGGACTCCTGGGCCCTGATCAACCAGGGGTACGAGGGCGACTGGCCCAAGGACATCGACAAGCTGATCCTCAAGGACCCGTCGCAGGTGGACATCCCGGTGGACCCGGGCTATGTGGTGCACCCGCCGGTCGGCAAGTGGATCATCGGGCTCGGTGAGCAGCTCTTCGGGTTCACGCCGTTCGGCTGGCGGTTCATGGTGGCGGTGCTCGGCACGCTGTCGGTGCTGATGCTGTGCCGGATCGGCCGGCGGCTGTTCCGTTCGACGTTCCTGGGCTGTCTGGCGGGCACCCTGCTCGCCGTCGACGGTCTGCATTTCGTGATGAGCCGCACCGCGCTGCTCGACCTGGTGCTGATGTTCTTCGTGCTGGCGGCGTTCGGCGCGCTGCTGATCGACCGGGACTGGGCGCGGCGCAGGCTCGCCGCGGCGCTGCCGGTCGACGAGGAGGGGGTGCTGCGCCCCGACGCGGAGGTCGCGGAGAACCTGCGGCTCGGCTGGCGGCCCTGGCGGATCACCGCGGGCCTGATGCTGGGTCTGGCCTTCGCCACCAAGTGGAACGGCCTGTACATCCTGGCCGCCTTCGGCCTGATGACGGTGGTGTGGGATGTGGGTGCGCGCCGGACCGCGGGTGCGGTCCGTCCGTATCTGGCGGTGCTGAAGCGGGATCTGCTGCCGGCGTTCGTCTCGACGGTCCCGGTCGCGATCCTCACGTACCTCGCCTCCTGGACCGGCTGGATCGTCACCGACAAGGGCTACTACCGGAACTGGGCACAGACCGACGGCCGGGGCGGCAGCTGGACGTGGCTGCCGGACTGGCTGCGCAGCCTGTGGCACTACGAGTACCAGGTCTACGAATTCCATGTGAACCTGACGTCCGGCCACACCTACCAGTCCAATCCCTGGAGCTGGATCGTGCTCGGCCGGCCCGTCTCGTACTTCTGGGAGGAGCAGCCGGGCTGCGCGGCGTCGGAGACCGGCAAGTGCTCGCGCGAGGTGCTGGCCATCGGGACGCCGCTGCTGTGGTGGGCGGCGTGCTTCGCCCTGGCGTATGTGCTGTGGCGGTGGTTCTTCCGGCGCGACTGGCGGGCGGGGGCGATCGCCTGCGGTGTGGCGGCGGGCTGGCTGCCCTGGTTCTTCTACCAGGAGCGGACGATCTTCCTCTTCTACGCGGTCGTGTTCGTGCCGTTCCTGTGTCTGGCGGTGACGATGATGATCGGCGCGATGCTGGGTCCGGCGGCCGGGACCGGATCCAAACAGGAGATCGGCCTGATGACCGGTGATCCATCGGGTGAGCGACGGCGGACACTGGGCGCGATCGCGGCGGGCGTCCTGGTCCTGCTGATCATCTGGAACTTCATTTATTTCTGGCCGATCTACACGGGCACGCCGATCCCCGACGGGTCCTGGCGGGACCGGATGTGGCTGGACACGTGGATCTGACGGGAGCGCGTGGATCGGGTCCCGTGTGCCCCGATCTACGTGTTCACGTCACACATATCGCGGTCCGATAACAACTGTCCCGGCCGCCACCACCGTCCCGTATGGTGCCCAGCAGCATTCCCCTGAACACGTTCAAGGGGAGCTCCTGGGGAGGGGGACTGCAGTCATGCGCAGTGGAGCGAAGGTTGCGATAGTCGGCGGAGTGTTCACCGTCGTGGTCGGCGGAGTGGGGTATGGCGCGTACAACGTCCTGGACGGGCTGACCGGAGGGGGCGGCGACGGTACGGACAGCAAGGCCACATCCGCCGAGGTGAAGACGGGCCCGGTCACCAAGGCCGAGATCGACGACGCGTCGGAGAAGTTCCTCAAGGCCTGGGCGAGCGGCGACGCGGACGCCGCGTCCCAGCTCACCAACAACGCGGCCGAGGCCGGACCGGCCCTCACCGGATACCGCGAGAGCGCCCATGTCACCAAGGCGGTGATCACCCCGGGACCGGCGGTCGGCGCGAAGGTGCCGTACACGGTGAAGGCGACCGTCTCCTTCGAGGGGAAGTCCAAGCCCTGGTCGTACGCCTCCGAGCTGACCGTGGTGCGCGGACTGACCACCGGCAGGCCCCTGGTGGACTGGTCCCCCGCCGTGATCCATCCGGACCTGACGGACGGCGCCTCGCTCAGGACGGGCGAGGCGGCGGCCCCGTCGGTCGAGGCCGTCGACCGCAACGGCAAGGCGCTCACCAAGGAGAAGTACCCCTCGCTGGGCTCGATCCTGGATGCCCTGCGCGAGAAGTACGGCCAGAAGGCCGGCGGCACCGCGGGCATCGAGACCTGGATCGAGAACGCGGACGCGGGCAGCCCTGACAAGACCCTGCTGACCCTCACCAAGGGCAGGCCGGGCAAGCTGCAGACCACACTGGACGCCAACGCCCAGGAGGCGGCCGAGGTGGCCGTGAAGAAGTTCAGCCAGGCCTCGGCGGTCGCGGTCCAGCCGTCCACCGGCGCGATCCGCGCGGTCGCCAACAACCCGGCCACCGGCTTCAACGCGGCGATGCAGGGCAAGCAGGCGCCCGGTTCGACGATGAAGATCGTGACGGCGGCGATGCTGATCGAGAAGGGCCTGACCGCGGCCGACCGGAAGATCGAGTGCCCGCCGACCGCGACGTACTACAGCCGCACCTTCAAGAACCTGGACGACTTCTCCATTCCCGACGGCACCCTGACGACCAGCTTCGCCCGGTCCTGCAACACGGCCTTCATCAAGCTGATCGACGACACGAAGGACGACGCGGCGCTCGCCAAGGAGGCCCGCGACGTCTTCGGGATCGGCCTGGACTGGCAGACCGGCGTCGTCTCCTTCGACGGCAGCGTGCCCGAGGAGACCCAGGGCGAGGCCGCCGCGCAGTACATCGGGCAGGGCACGATCCAGATGAACGCCCTCAACATGGCGTCCATCACCGCCACCGCGAGGACCGGCACCTTCCGCCAGCCGATCCTCGTGGACCGGGCGCTCGACGGCCGGCCGATCGCCACCGCCTCCCGTTCACTGCCCGGACACGTCTCCCAGCAGCTCACCAACATGATGCGCCAGACCGCGAGTTGGGGCACCGGCAAGGCCGCGATGGCCTCGGTCGGCGGCGACAAGGGCGCCAAAACGGGCTCGGCGGAGGTGGACAACCAGGCCACGTCCAACAGCTGGTTCACCGGCTTCAGCAACGACCTGGCCGCCGCCGCGGTGGTCCAGTCCGGCGGCCATGGCGGCGACGCGGCGGGCCCGGTGGTCGCGGCGGTCCTTCGCGCGGGGTCGTGAGCCTCCGCACGCGTGGAACCCCGTCGCGTGCCCCGTACAGCGTTCGCTAGCGTGCGGGGCATGAGTACTTCCGATGCCACCGCTGCCGCCGAAGCCCACCCCCGATTCGCCGAGGCCCTGCGGGAGCTGGGACTCGATGTCGAGGTCCGCCGGTTCCCCGAGGCCACCCGTACCGCCGCCGAGGCCGCTGCCGCGATCGGCTGCGAGCTGAGCGAGATCGTCAAGTCGCTCATCTTCGAGGCCGACGGGGTTCCGGTGCTGGTGCTGATGGACGGCTCCTCGCGCGTCGACGTGGAGCGGGTACGCGCGGAGCTGGCGGCCGGGAAGGTCAAGCGGGCCGGGGCCGAGCTGGTCCGGGAGACGACCGGTTACGCGATCGGGGGCGTACCGCCCTTCGGGCACCGCACGAAGACCCGGGTGCTGGCCGACCGGGGGCTGCTGGACCACGACGTGGTGTGGGCGGCGGCGGGCACCCCGCACACCGTGTTCCCGCTCGACCCCAAGTCGCTGATCCGGTACGCCGGCGGAACCGTGGTGGACGTGCGCGAGCAGTCGACGTGACACCGCTGGTCGCTTTCGCGGTCCTGATCGCGGCGGTCACGCACGCCAGTTGGAACGCGATCGCGCATGCGATCAAGGACCAGCTCCTCTCCTTCACCCTGATCTCCGGGGGCGGGCTGCTGATCGGCGCGGCGGCCGCCTTCTTCGTGCCGTTCCCGGCGGCCGGGGCCTGGCCGTATCTGCTGGTCTCGGCCGCGCTCCACGTGGCGTACATGCTGCTGCTGATGCGTTCGTTCACCCTGGGCGACTTCGGGCAGATGTACCCGATCGCCCGCGGTACGGCGCCGCTGGTGGTGACGGCCCTCGCCGCGGTCTTCGTCGGCGAGCGCCCGGACGGCTGGGCCACCGCCGGGGTCGCGGTGGCCTCGGCGGGGCTCGTCGGGCTCGCCCTCTGGGGCATCCGGGGCTCCGGCAGGCGCCCGGACTGGCCAGCGCTGCTGGCCGCCCTCGCGACCGGTCTGGCCATCGCCGGGTACACCACGGTGGACGGTGTCGGGGTGCGCGCCTCGGGCAGCTCGCTCGGCTACATCGCCTGGCTGATGATCCTGGAGGGACTGGCCATCCCCGCCTACGCGCTGTACCGGCGCCGAGGCGAACTCGTCGGACAGTTGCGGCCGTTCGCCGTACGCGGGCTGCTGGGCGCGGCCCTGTCGGTGACGGCGTACGGCCTCGTCCTGTGGGCCCAGACGCGGGCGGCACTGGCCCCGATCGCGGCGCTGCGGGAGTCCTCGATCATCGTCGGCGCGGCCATAGGGACGCTGTTCTTCAAGGAACGGTTCGGCGCACCGCGCATCGCGGCGGCGGGGCTGATGGTGGTCGGCATCGGGCTGATGCTGCATACGAGTTGAGCGGGGCGCGGGCGGGTCACCCCTCGCGCGGGAACGTGACACCCCGCCTCTGATGTGTCACGTCCCTTCCGCACCCCGCCCAGGGCCTGTCCGGCCCTGATCCGCCGGACAGGCCCTATGGCCTTTCGTTTGGATCACGCCGAGGCAAACCTGGGACGAGCTTCCCGACGACGTCCCATCTGGTCGCCGTCGCCCTGTGGGGGCTGCGGCAGGGGCGCGGGCTCCGTCACTCCCCCGAAACCGCGTCCCGGAAGCCGTAGTTGGCCGACGTCAGCCCGCCGTCCACGCGCAGCGTCGTCCCCGTGATCCAGGCCGCGTCGCGCGAGGCGAGGAAGGCGACGGCGGACGCGATGTCCTCCGGCTCGCCGACCCGGCCGAGC from Streptomyces sp. NBC_01591 includes:
- a CDS encoding TatD family hydrolase; the protein is MSRTEAPPLPEPLRVPVADSHTHLDMQDATVEEGLARAAAVNVTTVVQVGCDVAGSRWAAETAAAHANVHAAVALHPNEAPRIVHGDPDGTARQGAREGGGQAALHEALAEIDALAALDHVRGVGETGLDYFRTGPEGIAAQEESFRAHIEIAKRHGKALVIHDREAHADVLRVLADAGAPERTVFHCYSGDADMARICADAGYFMSFAGNVTFKNAQPLRDALAIAPLELVLVETDAPFLTPAPYRGRPNAPYLIPVTLRAMAEVKGTDEDTLAAAIADNTARAFDY
- the rsmI gene encoding 16S rRNA (cytidine(1402)-2'-O)-methyltransferase, with the protein product MTGTTGTLVLAGTPIGDVADAPPRLAAELETADIVAAEDTRRLRRLTQALGIHTTGRVVSYFEGNESARTPELVEALTGGARVLLVTDAGMPSVSDPGYRLVAAAVEKDIKVTAVPGPSAVLTALALSALPVDRFCFEGFLPRKAGERLGRLREVADERRTMVFFEAPHRLDDTLAAMAEVFGADRRAAVCRELTKTYEEVKRGPLGDLAVWAAEGVRGEITVVVEGAADSGPEELDAEELVRRVRVREEAGERRKEAIAAVAADAGLPKREVFDAVVAAKNAERTGPAEGKGRS
- a CDS encoding dolichyl-phosphate-mannose--protein mannosyltransferase — encoded protein: MTSTAPEARQGQDAGEPHGEEPASWQQRLRRFGHSPRPGIGLRERLVPPFTRPGIQLWAVLGISPPMAQRLVRWSAWGGPLLVALVAGVLRFWNLGSPHALIFDETYYAKDSWALINQGYEGDWPKDIDKLILKDPSQVDIPVDPGYVVHPPVGKWIIGLGEQLFGFTPFGWRFMVAVLGTLSVLMLCRIGRRLFRSTFLGCLAGTLLAVDGLHFVMSRTALLDLVLMFFVLAAFGALLIDRDWARRRLAAALPVDEEGVLRPDAEVAENLRLGWRPWRITAGLMLGLAFATKWNGLYILAAFGLMTVVWDVGARRTAGAVRPYLAVLKRDLLPAFVSTVPVAILTYLASWTGWIVTDKGYYRNWAQTDGRGGSWTWLPDWLRSLWHYEYQVYEFHVNLTSGHTYQSNPWSWIVLGRPVSYFWEEQPGCAASETGKCSREVLAIGTPLLWWAACFALAYVLWRWFFRRDWRAGAIACGVAAGWLPWFFYQERTIFLFYAVVFVPFLCLAVTMMIGAMLGPAAGTGSKQEIGLMTGDPSGERRRTLGAIAAGVLVLLIIWNFIYFWPIYTGTPIPDGSWRDRMWLDTWI
- a CDS encoding penicillin-binding transpeptidase domain-containing protein; this encodes MRSGAKVAIVGGVFTVVVGGVGYGAYNVLDGLTGGGGDGTDSKATSAEVKTGPVTKAEIDDASEKFLKAWASGDADAASQLTNNAAEAGPALTGYRESAHVTKAVITPGPAVGAKVPYTVKATVSFEGKSKPWSYASELTVVRGLTTGRPLVDWSPAVIHPDLTDGASLRTGEAAAPSVEAVDRNGKALTKEKYPSLGSILDALREKYGQKAGGTAGIETWIENADAGSPDKTLLTLTKGRPGKLQTTLDANAQEAAEVAVKKFSQASAVAVQPSTGAIRAVANNPATGFNAAMQGKQAPGSTMKIVTAAMLIEKGLTAADRKIECPPTATYYSRTFKNLDDFSIPDGTLTTSFARSCNTAFIKLIDDTKDDAALAKEARDVFGIGLDWQTGVVSFDGSVPEETQGEAAAQYIGQGTIQMNALNMASITATARTGTFRQPILVDRALDGRPIATASRSLPGHVSQQLTNMMRQTASWGTGKAAMASVGGDKGAKTGSAEVDNQATSNSWFTGFSNDLAAAAVVQSGGHGGDAAGPVVAAVLRAGS
- a CDS encoding YbaK/EbsC family protein: MSTSDATAAAEAHPRFAEALRELGLDVEVRRFPEATRTAAEAAAAIGCELSEIVKSLIFEADGVPVLVLMDGSSRVDVERVRAELAAGKVKRAGAELVRETTGYAIGGVPPFGHRTKTRVLADRGLLDHDVVWAAAGTPHTVFPLDPKSLIRYAGGTVVDVREQST